The genomic window GTGTCTATAATGTTAATCATAAAATCTCTCCAGAAACAGGTTGTAACAGCAGATGTAATGGTAATACCTCTCTCCTTCTCCTGAACCATCCAGTCCATGGTAGCTGTTCCCTCATCCACATCACCAATCCTATGGATCTTTCCTGTATAATACAATACCCTCTCTGTTGTGGTAGTTTTACCAGCATCAATGTGTGCAATAAATCCAATATTTCTAATTTTTTCTATAGGATAGTTTTCCATTACCATCTAAAGTGTGCAAAGGCTCTGTTTGCTTCGGCCATCTTGTGAGTCTCTTCTCTCTTCTTCATTGTGGCTCCCTGTCCTTGAAGGATATCAAGCATCTCCTTGGCGAGCCTCTGCTCCATCCTCTTTTCGCCTCTTTTTCTTGCAAATTTAACAAGCCACATAAGTGCTATTGTAATTCCTCTCTGAGGTTCAACCTCAACAGGAATCTGGTAGGTGGCACCACCCACTCTTCTTGGTTTTAACTCAACAAGAGGCCTTGCCTTCTCAAGCACCTCTGCTACTATTTCATCTCCTTTCTTACCAGTCTTCTCCTCCACCATCTTAAGAGCAGAGTAAACAATCTTTCTTGCAAGCTCCTTCCTTCCACCAATCATTACCTTGTTTATAAGTTTATGGACAAGGACACTCCCGTATATTGGATCTGGATCAATCTGTCTTTTAGGAGCAGGACCCTTTCTTGGCATTACTCACCTCCCTGAGGACTCTTCCTTGGTCTCTTGGCACCATACTTACTTCTACTCTGCATTCTACCTTCAACACCAGCAGCATCATATACACCCCTTACAATGTGGTATCTCACACCTGGAAGGTCTTTAACCCTTCCACCTCTTACGAGCACAACAGAGTGTTCCTGAAGATTGTGTCCAATTCCAGGAATGTAAGCTATTACCTCTCTTCCATTGGACAACCTTACCTTCGCCACCTTTCTCAAAGCTGAATTAGGTTTCTTAGGGGTGGTTGTATAAACTTTAATACACACCCCTCTCTTAAAAGGGTTTCCCTCCAAGTCCTTTGAACGAGACTTGGATAAAACTTTCTTCCTTGGTTTTCTTAAAAGTTGATTAATTGTTGGCA from Caldisericia bacterium includes these protein-coding regions:
- the rpsG gene encoding 30S ribosomal protein S7, with protein sequence MPRKGPAPKRQIDPDPIYGSVLVHKLINKVMIGGRKELARKIVYSALKMVEEKTGKKGDEIVAEVLEKARPLVELKPRRVGGATYQIPVEVEPQRGITIALMWLVKFARKRGEKRMEQRLAKEMLDILQGQGATMKKREETHKMAEANRAFAHFRW
- a CDS encoding 30S ribosomal protein S12, which encodes MPTINQLLRKPRKKVLSKSRSKDLEGNPFKRGVCIKVYTTTPKKPNSALRKVAKVRLSNGREVIAYIPGIGHNLQEHSVVLVRGGRVKDLPGVRYHIVRGVYDAAGVEGRMQSRSKYGAKRPRKSPQGGE